In Pyrus communis chromosome 8, drPyrComm1.1, whole genome shotgun sequence, one genomic interval encodes:
- the LOC137743191 gene encoding uncharacterized protein, whose amino-acid sequence MAEESSVHDEEVNSHAASSSSHLDVDINPNQRLSSVQLNEFNYLPWERAVSFALGGRSKLGYVNGVIPAPDVSSSDYNDWLCKDQLVMSWLLNSMDRKIAEIFSYAESSYVLWKNLKEMYGNQNNAARVFQLKKDIASLQQEGNSFVHHLGKLTTMWNELNVYRPHTIDAAVLIKRAEEDKIFQLLASLSSEYEDLRSHVLMNPELPSFSSVCATIQREETRRKIMTVELKSNIPESRVYFSNHKSSEERRYKGKKPTVKCSYYDNGGHTRDHCWILHPELRPKHSRDSNKSFIREAHNSSPKANHTMTSRGSTYVHL is encoded by the coding sequence ATGGCTGAAGAGAGCTCCGTGCATGACGAAGAAGTAAACTCGCATGCTGCGTCTTCTTCATCTCATCTAGATGTTGATATCAATCCAAATCAACGTCTCAGTTCGGTCCAACTAAATGAGTTCAACTATCTCCCGTGGGAGAGAGCTGTCTCCTTTGCGTTAGGAGGACGATCGAAGCTTGGTTATGTTAATGGCGTGATTCCAGCACCTGATGTGTCCTCATCCGATTACAATGATTGGCTGTGCAAGGACCAGCTGGTCATGTCATGGCTGCTCAACTCTATGGATCGAAAGATTGCAGAAATCTTCAGTTATGCGGAATCTTCATATGTTCTCTGGAAAAATCTCAAAGAGATGTATGGAAATCAGAATAACGCAGCTCGAGTGTTCCAGCTAAAGAAGGATATTGCTAGTCTACAACAGGAAGGGAACTCGTTTGTGCATCATCTTGGCAAGTTGACCACCATGTGGAATGAGTTGAATGTTTATCGGCCACACACCATTGACGCTGCCGTGTTGATCAAGAGAGCTGAGGAAGATAAAATCTTTCAGCTTCTAGCAAGTTTGAGCTCTGAATACGAAGATCTTAGGAGTCATGTTCTCATGAATCCTGAACTTCCTTCCTTCTCAAGTGTGTGTGCCACTATCCAAAGGGAAGAAACTCGCAGAAAAATCATGACTGTGGAATTAAAGTCAAATATACCAGAATCTAGGGTATATTTCTCAAATCACAAGTCTAGTGAAGAGAGGAGATATAAAGGAAAGAAACCCACTGTGAAGTGTAGCTATTATGATAATGGTGGACATACACGAGATCATTGCTGGATTCTCCATCCTGAACTAAGGCCCAAGCATTCGAGGGACAGCAACAAGAGCTTCATTAGAGAAGCACACAACTCATCACCCAAGGCAAATCATACCATGACCTCCCGAGGAAGCACATATGTTCACCTCTAA
- the LOC137743585 gene encoding UDP-glycosyltransferase 87A1-like — MDATSKVCHVVAMPYPGRGHVNPMINLCKLLAAKKTDILITVVVTEEWLGFIGPDPKPDNIRFSTIPNVLPSELVRGANYPAFYDAVMTKMGAPFERLLDQIQPPVATIIADIELLWAVPAGGRRNIPVASLSTPSASFFHLLFRNRELNLLEHLMDHFNVDSTTVGHVAAMPFPGRGHINPMMNLCKLLASKNPQLLVTFIITEEWLSFIGFDPKPDNIRFSTIPNVIPAERLKATDFPGFYEAVMTKMEAPFELLLSQLDPPATAVIADIEVRWGVGVGIRRNIPVALLWTMPATFLSMLHRFNIFSQNKDIPLECFDSGAQIPGISSSDLADLGEVFRRTDPKVMKLALECISWVPKAQCLLFTSFHELEPEIFHSLQAEFPFPVYPIGPAIPYLELGKNSCVSVGDNGIDYMKWLDSQPKASVLYISLGSFLSVSNMQMDEITAGLKRSGVRFLWVARGEAARLSESCSGSDGMGLVVPWCEQLKVLCHSSVGGFWSHCGWNSTLEAVFASVPMLTFPLFLDQIPNSRQIVDGWKIGKRVKSEVHDERLMTREEVAELVKRFMDPESSDGIKMRRKAKELGDLCHRAIAKGGSSDTNLDDFIRDLGKATCNLQMETQVPHP; from the exons ATGGACGCCACCTCCAAAGTCTGCCATGTGGTGGCGATGCCGTATCCCGGCAGAGGCCACGTCAACCCCATGATCAACCTCTGCAAATTACTAGCCGCAAAGAAAACCGACATTCTAATCACCGTCGTCGTCACCGAAGAGTGGCTTGGATTCATAGGACCCGACCCGAAACCCGATAACATCCGCTTCAGCACCATCCCCAACGTCCTTCCGTCCGAGCTAGTCCGCGGGGCTAACTATCCCGCTTTCTACGACGCCGTAATGACAAAGATGGGAGCTCCGTTTGAACGATTACTCGATCAAATTCAGCCTCCAGTGGCCACCATTATAGCCGACATCGAGCTTCTTTGGGCGGTTCCCGCCGGCGGCCGGAGAAATATTCCGGTGGCTTCTCTTTCGACTCCATCGGCATCGTTTTTTCATCTCCTCTTCCGGAATAGGGAGCTGAATTTGTTAG AACATCTAATGGATCACTTCAACGTTGACTCAACTACCGTCGGCCATGTGGCGGCGATGCCGTTCCCCGGCCGAGGCCACATCAACCCCATGATGAACCTCTGCAAGTTACTAGCTTCCAAAAACCCTCAACTCCTTGTCACCTTCATCATCACCGAAGAGTGGCTGAGCTTCATCGGCTTCGACCCAAAACCCGACAACATCCGATTCTCCACCATCCCAAACGTCATCCCCGCCGAGCGGCTAAAAGCCACCGACTTCCCTGGCTTCTACGAAGCTGTCATGACCAAGATGGAAGCTCCCTTCGAGCTCCTCCTCAGCCAGCTCGACCCGCCGGCCACAGCCGTCATTGCTGATATAGAGGTCCGGTGGGGAGTCGGGGTTGGGATTCGGAGGAATATTCCGGTGGCCTTGCTCTGGACTATGCCAGCCACTTTCTTGTCAATGCTGCACCGTTTCAATATTTTCTCACAAAACAAGGACATCCCACTTGAATGTTTTG ATTCTGGAGCCCAAATTCCAGGGATTTCTTCATCTGATTTAGCAGACCTGGGAGAAGTGTTTCGAAGAACCGACCCGAAAGTCATGAAGCTTGCTCTGGAATGCATTTCATGGGTTCCAAAAGCTCAGTGTCTTCTGTTCACTTCATTTCATGAGCTTGAACCCGAAATCTTCCACTCTTTACAGGCGGAATTCCCATTCCCTGTGTACCCAATTGGTCCTGCCATACCTTACTTGGAGCTTGGAAAGAATTCCTGTGTGTCAGTTGGTGACAATGGCATTGACTATATGAAATGGCTTGATTCCCAACCAAAAGCCTCTGTCTTGTACATCTCATTGGGGAGTTTTCTTTCTGTTTCAAACATGCAGATGGATGAAATCACAGCCGGGCTGAAACGTAGCGGGGTTCGGTTCTTGTGGGTTGCGCGGGGGGAGGCGGCTCGATTGAGTGAGAGCTGCAGTGGTAGTGATGGTATGGGGTTGGTGGTGCCATGGTGTGAGCAACTGAAAGTGTTGTGCCATTCTTCTGTGGGTGGTTTTTGGTCACATTGTGGATGGAATTCGACTTTAGAAGCTGTTTTTGCCAGTGTCCCAATGCTTacttttcctctttttctcgACCAAATTCCGAACAGCAGGCAAATAGTTGACGGATGGAAGATTGGCAAGAGGGTTAAATCAGAGGTACATGATGAAAGGTTGATGACAAGGGAAGAGGTTGCTGAGCTTGTGAAGAGATTTATGGACCCTGAAAGCAGTGATGGGATTAAAATGAGGAGAAAAGCGAAAGAGCTCGGAGATTTGTGTCACCGAGCAATTGCGAAAGGAGGTTCATCTGATACAAATCTTGATGATTTTATCAGGGATCTTGGCAAAGCTACCTGCAATCTTCAAATGGAGACACAAGTTCCTCATCCATGA